The following is a genomic window from Flavobacteriales bacterium.
GCCAATGCTTCTACCCAAAGGTGGTTTGTGTCCAAATTTTCATTATTAATCGTGAGCCATACCTTGTAACTCTCCAAGCCAAAATCCACAACCCCTTGAAAAAAACCCGTTGTATAAACATTCCCGGCACTATCAACCGTGGTGGAGATTCCACTATCCGGGGAAGGGTTTCCGAAGGTTTTTGCCCAAAGGAAATTCCCCGAGGCGTCCATTTTCTGAATGAACACATCATAGCCTCCAACCGCACTCAAGTTGGCTGTTCCGGCTCCTGGGTCAAAATCTACAGTCCCTTGAAAAGCACCCGTCGTATAAACATTCCCCGAATCATCTACGGCGATGGAACGTGCTAGCTCATTCAAAGTTCCACCAAAGGATTTTGCCCACACCATGTTCCCTGAAGTGTCCATTTTCTGAATAAATATATCTTGGCTTCCGACAGCGGACAGGTTGGTCGTACCAGCTCCCGGGTCAAAATCTACCGTGCCTCGAAAAATACCCGCCGTATATACATTACCGGACGTATCCACCATGATGGAGTTTCCGTTATCGGCAAGATTACTAACGAAGGTCTTTACCCAATCCAAATCCCCTAAGGGGTCCATTTTCAAAATGAAAATATCACGACCTCCAGACGAGGTTTGGTTGAATATTCCGGCTCCCGGGTCGAAATCTACCGTACCATGAAAGTGCCCCGTTGTATATATATTTCCGGCGGCATCTATACTGATAGAGCGCCCACCATCATCCCAGAATCCACCGAAAGCCTTTGCCCATTCGAAAACCCCAGAGGCGTGCATTTTCTGAATGAAAATATCACTGCCTCCATTAGCGGTCAGGTTGGCTGTCCCGACCCCCGGGTCAAAATCTGCCGTACCTCGAAAATGACCTATGGTATAAACATCCCCAGAGGCATCTAGAGTAATGTTGCGTCCAAAATCATCAGCAGCTCCACCGAAAGCCTGTGCCCAAAGGAAACTCCCCGATGCGTCCATTTTCAGAATGAAAATATCACTACCTCCAGAAGCAGTCAAGAGGGCCGTTCCGGGTCCAGGGTCAAAATCTACCGTTCCTCGAAAATAACCCGTTGTATATACCTCCCCGAATGTATTTACAGTGATGCGGCACCCTAAATCATTAGAACCCGCCCCGAGGGCATTTGCCCAAACAAAATCCCGGGCATTTAACATGGTAAACGCTCCTAAGCAAGCTGCGATGATCATTGTTTTCATTATACTTTTTACATGACTGAGCGTTGGTTAATTTCCTAATAAGCAAATGGGTTCTTTCCTCGCTCTGTTTAGAGCGATTTCCCAAAGATCATATAAGGCTGTTACACCAGATAACCTGCTTAAAAGAGTTTTCAAATCCTTAAATAATCGAGCTTTATGGTGTTCTCTCCCTCGAGTACTGCTCCTTAAAGTAGTGAATATTAAGTCAATAAGCCGTTTTTTTTGGAAGCAGCTTAAAGTCTAGAGTCCAAAGCGTAGAGCCAAAGACGAGCGTCACAGTTCATACACCTCCCCTACCCGGGCAAACCCAAATCCGGCCTTCAACACCTCCTGTGCTTCTGGACTGTCTCGGTCTACGACCGGATTGGTATGATTGAAGTGAATGAAGACCACCTTTGCTTTTTGTTCCGCCGGGAGGTCCTTAAAGAGCTCCATGCTTTCGATGATGAAAGGGTGTGGAATTTGGGAGATGTCGCGGGTATTAATCTCTTCGCCGCTGTAGAAGGTAGCGTCCAAAAAGGCGTAATCGACCCGCTTGATTTCTTCGATGATATCCCGCTCCCACTTGCTCCACTTGTCGATATCAGGTATAAACAAGGCCGATTTGCCAGGCCCCTCAATGCGGTATCCCACGGTCTCTGAATATTCATCGCGGTGCGGAACCAAGATCGGCGTTATGGCCACCTGAGGAGTCAGCTCTACCGGCTGCTCGTGTATCAAATGCATCAGGGCTATGTTGTTCATGCTCACGAGCCGGCTCCAAGGGCCGTTCGTTTCCAAGTACTCCTGCATACGCGGCATGGCGTATACCGGAACCCTGTTGGCATTGGTAGCCTCTTTACCTAAATACATGAGTCCGGTGTAATGCCCAATATGCGCGTGGGTGAGGAAAATACCATCGACGAATTCACCGGGGTTCACCACATCGGGCCGCACCAAGGCCTTCATTTGTCGGCTCATATCGGGTGTGGCTTCAAATAAGTACTTCTTCCCTGCCCTATTATCGACCAGCCCCAAACTCACCACCATTCGATTGGGATCGGGGTTCTCAAACAATTCAGTACAGCACTCCTTCTTGCACGCAATGTGCGGAGCACCGGCGTCTTGCAGTGTGCCTAATACGGTCAAGTAAACTCCTTCCGGTTCGAACTTCGAAGTTGATTCGCTTTCCGAAGGGGTTTTTGCCCTGCAAGAGGAAAGGACTATGATTATACCGAGGATTAAGGTTCGATTCATTTTAGGAAGATACGAATCTGGCCGTAGGCCGGGTTCTTCGAAAAGCGAGTCCATTCCGGATGCGCCGAAGTTAATTCGCGCTTCGCGCGAGTCACATGAGGCTTATACTCTAATAGGAACACACTGGGCGTAGCCCGAATTCACATTGACTTGTCAATATTGGTTGATTACCCATTGCCCGGTCGCTCCCGTTTGCCGAAGAGAGTCCTGAGCGGAATTGCGTTTTGCGAAGCAAAAAAGAGCAAGAAGCGAAAGGGCGAACGGTCTTGCACTAGCAAGATCGGCCTAGTGGAGCTACTTGATTTTTTGGTT
Proteins encoded in this region:
- a CDS encoding SBBP repeat-containing protein, with translation MIIAACLGAFTMLNARDFVWANALGAGSNDLGCRITVNTFGEVYTTGYFRGTVDFDPGPGTALLTASGGSDIFILKMDASGSFLWAQAFGGAADDFGRNITLDASGDVYTIGHFRGTADFDPGVGTANLTANGGSDIFIQKMHASGVFEWAKAFGGFWDDGGRSISIDAAGNIYTTGHFHGTVDFDPGAGIFNQTSSGGRDIFILKMDPLGDLDWVKTFVSNLADNGNSIMVDTSGNVYTAGIFRGTVDFDPGAGTTNLSAVGSQDIFIQKMDTSGNMVWAKSFGGTLNELARSIAVDDSGNVYTTGAFQGTVDFDPGAGTANLSAVGGYDVFIQKMDASGNFLWAKTFGNPSPDSGISTTVDSAGNVYTTGFFQGVVDFGLESYKVWLTINNENLDTNHLWVEALA
- a CDS encoding MBL fold metallo-hydrolase, with the protein product MNRTLILGIIIVLSSCRAKTPSESESTSKFEPEGVYLTVLGTLQDAGAPHIACKKECCTELFENPDPNRMVVSLGLVDNRAGKKYLFEATPDMSRQMKALVRPDVVNPGEFVDGIFLTHAHIGHYTGLMYLGKEATNANRVPVYAMPRMQEYLETNGPWSRLVSMNNIALMHLIHEQPVELTPQVAITPILVPHRDEYSETVGYRIEGPGKSALFIPDIDKWSKWERDIIEEIKRVDYAFLDATFYSGEEINTRDISQIPHPFIIESMELFKDLPAEQKAKVVFIHFNHTNPVVDRDSPEAQEVLKAGFGFARVGEVYEL